Proteins from a genomic interval of Leishmania infantum JPCM5 genome chromosome 11:
- a CDS encoding putative eukaryotic release factor 3, producing MSWQQPTGNFNSNAPSYTPDGGAYMNSYNNQEAGGYYPPPQQYGGGGYYPPQAGLGINYQSGYANRSDYQGGMYNPQQHRQGVYQDPRNDQGGYYPRGGYGGPQQQQGGYSGNINYHQGGSYGGQQQQQQQQRYQQNEAYQQQMQQPPTPQPQKQQKQQKPAASMPAPKTSASDAAKLSLGGGSAKSVVVPKKKGGGTLSLGKKKQVAVEATAPEETASQASPSTTAEAKPEGDANPSTPPAAGPGAESPLQEKESAAVTQAESTSKPASAAPAKEAPGATAKDRAKATPEERREAVKKEIARQRQQSKKQYKRDPRPHFNIVFCGHVDAGKSTISGHLLMEKGLVDQREMEKLRREAEINHREGWEYAYVMDVSEEERSKGITRETGAAYFETEKRRVTVLDAPGHKAFVPSMIGGATQADICVLVISSRTGEFETGFEKGGQTREHAMLVRTCGVKQMICVINKMDEMKWSKERYNEIVDRLKPFLRQNGYDEERAKNLIFMPVAGLTGENLIKHVEPSHCDWYKGKTMMEVIDDLKLPESKTEDDVFCIPLVGAYKDDGKTHIYGKVESGSIAVGERIQVLPTKAEALVEGISIESTEFEKCYPGDNVHLHVRGIDENDIHGGYVATSIPTSLRAVEFFQARVVILEVKNIISAGSRVMLHIHSAQEEASFHKLLAKIDRKTNEVVEKNPACVKAGDVVIARIELDRPVVLEPHKDFDKLGRFMLRDDGRTIAIGVVMRLYESTHESLAKAGQ from the coding sequence ATGTCCTGGCAGCAACCGACGGGGAACTTCAACTCCAACGCGCCGTCCTACACCccagacggcggcgcgtacATGAACAGCTACAACAACCAAGAAGCCGGCGGGTACTAccctccgccgcagcagtatggcggtggcggctatTACCCACCGCAAGCCGGCCTTGGTATCAACTACCAGAGCGGCTACGCAAACCGCAGTGATTACCAGGGCGGCATGTACaacccgcagcagcatcgacaGGGCGTCTACCAGGATCCGCGCAACGACCAGGGCGGCTACTACCCACGAGGTGGCTACGGCGgccctcagcagcagcagggcggcTACTCGGGCAACATCAACTATCATCAAGGCGGCAGCTACGgtggccagcagcagcagcagcagcagcagcgctaccaGCAGAACGAGGCCTATCAAcagcagatgcagcagcCACCGACACCTCAGCCGCAGAAACAGCAGAAACAGCAGAAGCCCGCGGCATCCATGCCAGCGCCAAAGACGTCCGCCTCGGACGCCGCAAAGTTGTCTCTGGGCGGCGGCTCCGCAAAATCGGTCGTGGTGCCCAAGAAGAAGGGTGGAGGTACCCTTTCGCTGGGCAAGAAAAAGCAGGTAgccgtggaggcgacggcaccggAGGAGACGGCGTCGCAGGCGTCCCCTTCTACGACCGCGGAGGCTAAGCCCGAGGGCGACGCGAACCCGTCGACGCCACCGGCTGCGGGGCCTGGGGCTGAGAGCCCGCTGCAAGAGAAGGAGTCAGCTGCTGTGACTCAGGCCGAGAGCACCTCGAAGCCTGCCTCTGCGGCCCCCGCCAAGGAGGCGCCGGGGGCAACCGCGAAGGACCGTGCGAAGGCGACGCCGGAGGAGCGGCGCGAGGCAGTCAAGAAGGAGATtgcacggcagcgtcagcagaGCAAAAAGCAGTACAAGCGTGACCCTCGCCCACATTTCAACATCGTCTTCTGCGGTCACGTCGATGCCGGCAAGTCTACCATCTCTGGCCACCTGCTGATGGAGAAGGGGCTCGTGGATCAGCGCGAGatggagaagctgcgccgcgaggcGGAGATCAACCACCGTGAGGGCTGGGAGTATGCCTACGTCATGGACGTgtccgaggaggagcggtCGAAGGGTATCACTCGCGAGACCGGCGCGGCCTACTTCGAGACCGAGAAGCGCCGTGTGACGGTGCTGGACGCGCCGGGCCACAAGGCGTTTGTGCCGTCCATGatcggcggcgccacgcaGGCGGACATCTGCGTCCTCGTCATCTCCAGCCGCACCGGCGAGTTCGAGACCGGCTTCGAGAAGGGTGGGCAGACGCGCGAGCATGCGATGCTGGTGCGCACGTGCGGTGTAAAGCAGATGATCTGCGTCATTAACAAGATGGACGAGATGAAGTGGAGCAAGGAGCGCTACAACGAGATTGTCGACCGACTGAAGCCCTTCCTGCGGCAGAACGGCTacgacgaggagcgcgcgaAGAACCTCATCTTCATGCCGGTGGCGGGCCTGACGGGCGAGAACCTGATCAAGCATGTCGAGCCTAGCCACTGCGACTGGTACAAAGGCAAGACCATGATGGAGGTGATCGACGACCTGAAGCTGCCCGAGTCGAAGACGGAGGACGATGTCTTTTGTATCCCGCTGGTCGGCGCCTACAAGGATGACGGCAAGACGCACATCTACGGCAAGGTGGAGTCAGGCTCCATCGCGGTAGGCGAGAGGATCCAGGTGCTGCCGACGAAGGCGGAGGCTCTCGTCGAGGGCATCTCAATCGAGTCTACCGAGTTCGAGAAGTGCTACCCGGGAGACAACGTTCACCTACACGTGCGCGGCATCGACGAAAATGATATTCACGGCGGCTACGTTGCCACCTCCATCCCGAcctcgctgcgcgccgtcgagTTCTTTCAGGCGCGCGTGGTTATCCTGGAGGTGAAGAACATTATCAGTGCTGGCTCACGTGTCATGCTGCACATACACTCCGCCCAAGAGGAGGCGTCCTTCCACAAGCTGCTGGCGAAAATCGACCGCAAGACGAACGAGGTGGTCGAGAAGAACCCGGCGTGCGTGAAGGCTGGCGATGTAGTGATTGCCCGCATCGAGCTCGACCGCCCTGTCGTGCTGGAGCCGCACAAGGATTTTGACAAGCTGGGCCGCTTCATGCTGCGCGACGATGGCCGCACCATCGCGATCGGCGTTGTCATGCGCCTCTACGAGTCCACGCACGAGTCTCTCGCAAAGGCCGGCCAGTAG
- a CDS encoding putative 40S ribosomal protein S15A produces MTMMSVLANALRTIASAERRGKRQVLIRPSSKVVVKFLQVMQKHGYIGEFEIIDDHRAGKIVVNLNGRLNKCGAICPRFDCATTDYEKWMKNILPSRQFGFVVLTTSLGIMDHEEARSRNTGGKVLGFFY; encoded by the coding sequence ATGACGATGATGAGCGTTCTCGCGAACGCGCTTCGCACCATTGCGAGCGCGGAGCGCCGTGGCAAGCGCCAGGTGCTCATCCGCCCCTCCTccaaggtggtggtgaagtTCCTGCAGGTGATGCAGAAGCACGGCTACATTGGCGAGTTCGAGATCATCGATGACCATCGCGCTGGCAAGATCGTCGTGAACCTGAACGGCCGCCTGAACAAGTGCGGTGCCATCTGCCCGCGCTTCgactgcgccaccaccgactACGAGAAGTGGATGAAGAACATCCTGCCCTCCCGTCAGTTCGGCTTCGTGGTGCTGACGACCTCGCTCGGCATCATGGACCACGAGGAGGCCCGCTCCCGCAATACCGGTGGTAAGGTGCTCGGCTTCTTCTACTAA